The following coding sequences are from one Gossypium raimondii isolate GPD5lz chromosome 4, ASM2569854v1, whole genome shotgun sequence window:
- the LOC105779746 gene encoding probable methyltransferase PMT11 → MKLLGHVDSLKSQTSIKFAAFIFISVASFYLGKHWSDGSRQLIFFSRQSPSGTTSYSPSIALSPNLNKEFNVSALIDTPEPPRSAKSEGKWASGSLKAPPPPPEFKIYGIVDENGTMSDKFEIGEFDTDLVENWDNGAEIEAETGKEDVRSTFRVKKFGFCGENMREYIPCLDNVEAIKRLKSTERGERFERHCPEKGKGLNCLVPAPKGYRPPIPWPRSRDEVWFNNVPHTRLVEDKGGQNWISRKGKDKFKFPGGGTQFIHGADQYLNQISKVVPDITFGHHIRVVLDVGCGVASFGAYLMSRNVITMSIAPKDVHENQIQFALERGVPAMAAAFATRRLLYPSQAFDLIHCSRCRINWTRDDGILLLEVNRMLRAGGYFAWAAQPVYKHEEALEERWEEMLNLTTRLCWNLVKKEGYIAIWQKPLDNSCYLSREAGTSPPLCDQDDDPDNVWYVDLKACISRLPENGYGANVAPWPARLQIPPDRLQSIQIDSYIARKELFMAESKYWNEIVDSYVRALHWKKFQLRNVLDMRASFGGFAAAIIENQLDAWVLNVVPISGPNTLPVIYDRGLIGVMHDWCEPFDTYPRTYDFLHAAGLFSIERKRCNMSTIMLEMDRILRPGGRVYIRDSLDVMDELEDIAKAMGWRPTLRDTSEGPHASYRILTCDKRHG, encoded by the exons ATGAAACTTCTCGGCCATGTCGATTCCCTCAAAAGCCAAACGTCGATCAAATTCGCggcctttatttttatttccgtCGCTTCCTTTTACTTAGGCAAACACTGGTCCGACGGTTCCCGCCAACTTATCTTCTTCTCCCGCCAATCCCCTTCTGGAACGACGTCGTATTCACCTTCCATCGCTCTTTCTCCTAATCTCAATAAAGAATTCAATGTCTCCGCTCTCATTGACACTCCGGAACCTCCTCGTTCAGCTAAAAGCGAAGGAAAGTGGGCGTCGGGGTCTTTGAAAGCTCCGCCTCCACCTCCAGAGTTCAAGATTTACGGGATCGTAGATGAGAATGGTACAATGTCGGATAAGTTTGAGATCGGGGAGTTTGATACGGATTTGGTGGAGAATTGGGATAACGGAGCGGAGATTGAGGCGGAAACGGGTAAAGAGGATGTTAGGTCTACCTTTAGGGTGAAGAAGTTTGGGTTTTGCGGAGAAAATATGAGAGAGTATATACCGTGTTTGGATAACGTGGAAGCGATTAAGAGGCTTAAATCGACGGAGAGAGGGGAGAGATTTGAACGGCATTGCCCGGAGAAAGGGAAAGGATTGAATTGCTTGGTTCCAGCTCCAAAAGGATATCGCCCTCCGATCCCCTGGCCTAGGAGCCGCGATGAG GTATGGTTCAACAATGTTCCTCATACACGTCTAGTAGAAGACAAAGGTGGCCAAAATTGGATTTCTAGAAAAGGGAAGGATAAATTCAAGTTTCCTGGAGGTGGCACACAGTTCATACATGGGGCAGATCAATACCTGAATCAGATTTCTAAg GTGGTCCCTGATATTACATTTGGACATCATATTCGGGTTGTTCTGGATGTTGGATGTGGTGTGGCAAGTTTTGGTGCCTATTTGATGTCACGGAATGTTATAACCATGTCTATTGCTCCCAAAGATGTCCATGAAAACCAGATTCAATTTGCACTTGAGCGTGGAGTGCCTGCAATGGCAGCCGCATTTGCAACTCGCCGTTTGTTGTACCCAAGTCAAGCCTTTGATTTGATACATTGTTCTAGATGTCGTATCAATTGGACTCGTGATG ATGGAATTTTGCTTCTTGAGGTCAATAGAATGCTCAGGGCTGGTGGATATTTTGCTTGGGCTGCCCAGCCAGTTTACAAGCATGAAGAAGCCCTTGAGGAACGGTGGGAAG AGATGCTTAACCTTACTACTCGCCTCTGCTGGAATCTTGTAAAGAAGGAGGGATATATTGCTATATGGCAGAAGCCCTTGGACAACAGTTGTTATTTAAGCCGTGAAGCCGGGACTAGTCCTCCTTTGTGTGATCAAGATGATGACCCAGATAATGTTTG GTATGTTGACCTGAAGGCCTGCATTAGTCGACTTCCTGAGAATGGATATGGTGCAAATGTTGCTCCTTGGCCTGCTCGTCTGCAAATTCCACCTGACAGGCTGCAGAGCATACAAATAGATTCATATATAGCCAGAAAAGAGCTCTTCATGGCAGAATCAAAATACTGGAATGAAATAGTGGATAGCTATGTCCGTGCTCTTCATTGGAAGAAATTTCAACTGAGAAATGTATTGGACATGAGAGCTAGCTTTGGAGG ATTTGCGGCCGCGATAATTGAGAATCAACTTGATGCTTGGGTTCTAAACGTGGTCCCTATTAGTGGGCCCAATACCTTGCCTGTTATTTATGATCGTGGATTAATAGGGGTCATGCATGACTG GTGTGAACCATTTGATACATACCCAAGGACCTATGATTTTTTGCATGCAGCAGGCCTCTTCTCAATTGAGAGGAAAAG GTGCAATATGTCTACAATCATGCTTGAAATGGACCGGATATTGAGACCTGGTGGACGTGTATACATACGTGATTCTCTGGATGTTATGGATGAACTTGAAGACATTGCAAAAGCCATGGGTTGGCGGCCAACTCTACGTGATACATCCGAAGGTCCTCATGCAAGTTACAGGATCTTGACATGTGACAAGCGTCATGGTTGA
- the LOC105779747 gene encoding protein phosphatase 2C 37 produces MAGICCEVVGESEAAAPVEPTSRASRRRRMELLPFKLVAEAAVLPPLENGRKRQKLDLVRPTSRDCDNAVQNSDTDKLEKDQELNGSLNFNGAVKSGAVEEEKESPKFGMTSVCGRRRDMEDAVSIHPSFCKQSRQVQMSSDVHFYGVFDGHGCSHVAMKCKDRFHEILKEEIEACGGQKAVEWKGTMERSFERMDEEVQKWTLDAKERSSCRCELQTPQCDAVGSTAVVAVVTPDEIIVANCGDSRAVLCRNGVALPLSDDHKPDRPDEMLRIQEAGGRVIYWDGPRVLGVLAMSRAIGDNYLKPFVISEPEVTITKRKREEECLILASDGLWDVVPNDTACGVARMCLRAEKSVSPSSEAAVKGGTAESSDKACWDASILLTKLALARHSTDNVSVVVVDLKKNQPL; encoded by the exons ATGGCGGGAATATGCTGTGAAGTTGTTGGAGAAAGTGAAGCAGCGGCTCCGGTTGAACCAACTTCAAGAGCTTCTCGTCGCCGGAGAATGGAGCTTCTACCGTTTAAATTAGTGGCCGAAGCTGCTGTTCTACCGCCGTTAGAGAACGGCCGGAAACGTCAAAAGCTCGATCTCGTTCGCCCGACTTCTCGTGATTGTGATAACGCTGTTCAAAACTCGGATACTGATAAGCTTGAGAAAGATCAAGAACTTAATGGAAGTCTAAATTTTAATGGAGCAGTAAAATCAGGAGCcgtagaagaagaaaaggaatcGCCGAAGTTCGGCATGACATCCGTTTGCGGAAGGCGACGAGATATGGAAGACGCCGTTTCGATTCACCCTTCGTTTTGCAAACAAAGCCGGCAAGTTCAAATGTCGTCGGATGTTCACTTTTACGGCGTCTTCGACGGCCATGGCTGCTCTCAT GTTGCTATGAAGTGTAAAGATCGATTTCATGAGAtattgaaagaagaaatcgaaGCGTGCGGCGGACAGAAGGCGGTGGAGTGGAAGGGGACGATGGAGAGGAGCTTTGAGAGGATGGATGAGGAAGTTCAAAAATGGACGCTGGACGCTAAGGAGCGTTCAAGTTGCCGATGCGAACTTCAAACTCCACAGTGCGACGCCGTTGGCTCCACCGCAGTGGTTGCTGTCGTTACGCCTGATGAGATCATCGTTGCTAACTGTGGTGATTCGCGCGCTGTTTTATGCCGGAACGGCGTCGCTTTACCTCTTTCCGACGATCACAAG cCGGACCGACCCGACGAAATGCTCCGAATCCAAGAAGCCGGTGGCCGAGTAATTTACTGGGATGGTCCTCGTGTTCTTGGCGTGTTAGCCATGTCCAGAGCAATTG gggataattatttaaaaccctTTGTTATATCGGAACCTGAGGTGACAATAACGAAGAGAAAAAGGGAAGAGGAGTGTTTGATATTAGCGAGCGATGGGTTATGGGATGTGGTACCAAATGATACAGCATGTGGAGTTGCGCGTATGTGTTTACGCGCTGAAAAATCGGTGTCACCGAGTAGTGAAGCGGCTGTGAAGGGTGGCACAGCCGAGAGTTCCGACAAGGCCTGTTGGGATGcttcaattttattaacaaaattggccttggccaggCACAGTACGGATAATGTTAGCGTTGTTGTGgttgatttgaagaaaaatcaGCCGCTgtga